Proteins co-encoded in one Carassius gibelio isolate Cgi1373 ecotype wild population from Czech Republic chromosome A15, carGib1.2-hapl.c, whole genome shotgun sequence genomic window:
- the LOC128028947 gene encoding zinc finger BED domain-containing protein 4-like yields the protein MDKSNQLQQAGTVEQADKREGGASDGDPTDAAEKREITQRVEQEQPPPSKKTALEDLLGATFAKPTVSQSRCRIEVEIEMYKKDTSIPLTSCPLKWWKENAQAYPLLSSLSKAYLTVPATSVPSERVFSTAGDIVNAQRSQLLPENVDMLVFLQKNL from the exons ATGGACAAATCAAACCAGTTACAGCAG gctGGCACTGTGGAGCAAGCAGATAAGAGGGAGGGAGGTGCCAGTGATGGAGATCCCACTGATGCAGCAGAGAAGAGAGAGATAACACAGAGAGTTGAGCAAGAGCAGCCACCACCTAGCAAAAAGACAGCACTGGAAGATCTCCTTGGTGCAACATTTGCTAAACCAACAGTCTCTCAGTCTAGATGTAGGATAGAAGTAGAGATTGAAATGTACAAAAAAGACACTTCTATTCCCCTCACTAGCTGTCCACTGAAATGGTGGAAAGAAAATGCTCAAGCGTACCCACTTCTTTCCTCTCTTTCCAAGGCTTACCTAACAGTTCCAGCAACTTCTGTTCCCAGTGAACGTGTTTTTTCTACAGCAGGGGATATTGTGAATGCTCAAAGATCCCAGCTTCTGCCAGAAAATGTAGATATGTTGGTTTTTCTGCAAAAAAACCTGTAG